A genomic stretch from Sulfurihydrogenibium azorense Az-Fu1 includes:
- a CDS encoding SpoVG family protein: protein MKITDVRIYPFDTGRIGGRVRAVAEIVIDDILLIRDIKVIESKHGGLFINFPKKKSSSNRFLEIVEPLSKEFAEEVRRAVVDKYKELININLEENLD, encoded by the coding sequence ATGAAAATAACAGATGTAAGAATATATCCTTTTGATACTGGAAGAATAGGAGGAAGAGTCAGAGCTGTTGCAGAGATAGTTATAGACGATATCCTTTTAATCCGAGATATAAAGGTCATAGAGTCAAAACATGGAGGGCTTTTTATAAACTTCCCAAAGAAAAAAAGTAGCTCCAACAGATTTTTAGAGATAGTAGAACCATTATCAAAAGAGTTTGCAGAAGAGGTAAGAAGAGCTGTAGTCGATAAATACAAAGAGTTGATTAACATAAATCTGGAGGAAAACCTTGATTAA
- a CDS encoding 4Fe-4S dicluster domain-containing protein encodes MAFKIDITTLRQIYEKLKECYEVISPVYDNGVIQYRENPSFDAIPFGKTQIEYAGTYFVSDTEKNYISYVRPSNTLKNFLRPPQEVLYKVYKKDEKIYFESTHVKRPMAFFDVRKCDLKALSILDDVFINKNNYPDDYYKALRENIFIVAVNCSEVSNVCFCSSMNVDFNNDYMADIVLTELKDGFLLEVKTEKGKRLLEGLVLQEAKEDDIKEKNQVLTQTYTKIKKSINKENLKEDLYKKIDHPYWENIGIRCFGCSSCTQVCPTCFCFDIVERNSLDGSYSERVRVYDSCFNPTFATVHKFNLRDKISFRYRHWLLHKMAYWQDQFGDVGCVGCGRCITWCPAKIDIEVETNNVRDIL; translated from the coding sequence ATGGCTTTTAAAATAGATATTACCACATTGAGACAGATTTATGAAAAACTTAAAGAATGTTATGAAGTTATCTCTCCCGTTTACGATAACGGTGTAATACAGTATAGAGAAAATCCAAGTTTTGATGCTATTCCTTTTGGAAAGACACAGATAGAGTATGCAGGAACCTATTTTGTATCAGATACTGAAAAAAATTACATTAGTTATGTAAGGCCTTCAAATACCTTAAAAAACTTTTTAAGACCACCTCAGGAAGTTTTATACAAAGTATATAAAAAAGATGAAAAAATTTACTTTGAAAGCACACACGTTAAAAGACCTATGGCTTTTTTTGATGTTAGAAAGTGTGATTTAAAGGCTTTGTCTATATTAGATGATGTCTTTATAAATAAAAACAACTATCCTGATGACTACTATAAAGCACTTAGAGAAAATATATTCATCGTAGCCGTTAACTGTAGTGAAGTATCAAATGTATGTTTTTGCAGTTCTATGAATGTAGATTTTAACAACGATTATATGGCTGATATAGTTTTAACTGAGTTAAAAGACGGATTCTTGTTAGAAGTTAAAACAGAAAAAGGAAAGAGATTGTTAGAAGGATTAGTTTTGCAAGAAGCAAAAGAAGATGATATAAAAGAAAAAAATCAAGTCCTAACTCAAACTTACACTAAAATTAAAAAAAGTATAAACAAGGAAAACCTAAAAGAAGACCTTTATAAAAAGATTGACCATCCTTACTGGGAAAATATTGGAATTAGATGCTTTGGGTGTTCAAGTTGTACACAAGTCTGCCCTACGTGTTTCTGTTTCGATATAGTTGAGAGAAATTCTCTAGATGGTAGTTACTCTGAAAGGGTGAGAGTTTACGACTCTTGTTTTAATCCAACTTTTGCAACGGTTCATAAATTCAATCTTAGGGATAAAATCTCTTTTAGGTACAGACACTGGTTACTCCACAAAATGGCATACTGGCAAGACCAGTTTGGAGATGTGGGTTGCGTAGGATGTGGAAGATGTATTACATGGTGTCCAGCTAAAATAGATATTGAAGTAGAAACAAACAATGTGAGAGATATTTTATGA
- a CDS encoding FAD/NAD(P)-binding protein gives MKPYDLTEGKILKVYRENYNTVTVNVEVNLNNPKPGQFVMFYAIGRGEAPITIADYRDGFMVNTIRIVRDVTGYFDRVREGDVIHLRGPYGNLWPTNKAFGKDIIVVSGGLGLAATRWLLEEVIKQKHRFKNVISLYGAKSYDDILYREKIGEWEKEIDFRTILNIKNEMWKGKVGLITDLVKEIEIDKDSVVFMCGPDPMVNAVIEILKSKDIKKENIYVSLERHMKCAVGTCGHCMIGPYFVCKDGPVFNYKDIEYFYTKKGV, from the coding sequence ATGAAACCTTACGATTTAACAGAAGGGAAAATTTTAAAGGTTTATAGAGAGAATTACAACACAGTAACTGTAAATGTAGAAGTAAATTTAAATAATCCAAAGCCCGGACAGTTTGTTATGTTTTACGCAATCGGTAGAGGAGAAGCCCCAATTACAATAGCTGATTACCGAGACGGTTTCATGGTAAACACTATCAGGATAGTAAGAGATGTAACAGGGTACTTTGATAGAGTAAGGGAAGGAGATGTTATACATCTGAGAGGTCCCTACGGTAATCTGTGGCCTACCAATAAAGCTTTTGGAAAAGATATTATCGTTGTCTCTGGTGGTTTAGGACTTGCCGCTACAAGATGGCTGTTAGAAGAGGTTATAAAACAAAAGCATAGATTTAAAAATGTAATTTCACTTTACGGTGCAAAAAGCTACGATGATATCCTTTATAGAGAAAAGATTGGGGAATGGGAAAAAGAAATAGATTTTAGAACGATTTTGAATATAAAAAATGAAATGTGGAAGGGAAAAGTGGGATTAATCACAGATTTAGTAAAAGAGATAGAGATAGATAAAGATAGTGTTGTATTTATGTGTGGTCCTGACCCTATGGTGAACGCTGTTATTGAAATACTTAAAAGTAAAGATATAAAAAAAGAAAACATTTACGTATCTTTAGAAAGACATATGAAATGTGCTGTTGGTACATGTGGACACTGTATGATAGGTCCTTACTTTGTCTGTAAAGACGGTCCAGTGTTTAACTACAAAGATATAGAGTACTTTTACACTAAAAAAGGTGTTTGA
- the oadA gene encoding sodium-extruding oxaloacetate decarboxylase subunit alpha, protein MEKRVIEFTDVTLRDGQQSLFATRVRTDDLLPALEKLDDAGFWSLEVWGGATFDVCLRYLKEDPWDRLKKFKQAAKNTKLEMLLRGQNLVGYRHYPDDVVEAFVKKAAENGIDVFRIFDALNDVRNMEVAITTAKECGKIVKGVLSYTISPVHTVDYYVNIARQLKDLGVDIISIKDQAGILSPKVAYDLVKRLKEEIKLPVHVHSQSTAAMAEMTLLKSVEAGADIIDTDVSTWSWLTAHPPNETMVYVLREFGYETKIDLDIIVEVAEYLKEVRKKYAKYDTVDKWPDCQVLIHQIPGGMMSNFINQLKENNALDKLDEVKKEVARVREDLGYPPLVTPTSQIVGTQALLNVVQGERYKVVTKETRDYVKGLYGRPPAPIKPDVMRKILGDEQPIQVRPADLLEPELDKCTEKAYQSGARNEEDVLSYCLFPQVALEFFQWREKFEKGEVLPPQIEELTQEEMKHLAPIEFNITVHGEQYHVRIAGVGSPTEGRRPYFVRIDGRLEEVLVQPIKEIEVGTTEVSLPEGGKIIGERPKAMGLGDVSSPMPGKVTSIKVNLGDRVKKGDVVLTVEAMKMENEIHAPIDGAVSDIFVKVGDNVNPDECLIRITPD, encoded by the coding sequence ATGGAAAAAAGAGTTATAGAGTTTACTGATGTCACTTTAAGAGATGGTCAGCAGAGCCTCTTTGCAACAAGGGTAAGAACAGATGACCTTTTACCTGCCTTAGAGAAGTTAGACGATGCTGGATTTTGGTCTTTAGAGGTATGGGGTGGAGCTACGTTTGATGTGTGTCTTAGGTACTTAAAAGAAGACCCTTGGGACAGATTAAAGAAGTTTAAACAAGCGGCAAAAAACACAAAACTTGAGATGCTCCTTAGAGGTCAAAACTTAGTAGGATATAGACATTATCCGGATGATGTTGTAGAAGCTTTTGTAAAAAAGGCAGCTGAAAACGGAATAGATGTATTTAGAATCTTTGATGCGTTAAACGATGTAAGAAATATGGAAGTTGCAATAACTACAGCTAAAGAGTGTGGTAAGATTGTAAAAGGTGTTTTATCTTATACAATAAGCCCTGTCCATACTGTTGATTACTATGTAAACATCGCAAGACAACTCAAAGACTTAGGCGTTGATATAATATCAATAAAAGACCAAGCAGGAATACTATCTCCAAAAGTAGCCTACGATCTTGTAAAAAGACTAAAAGAGGAGATAAAACTACCTGTTCACGTCCATTCTCAATCTACAGCTGCGATGGCAGAGATGACACTTTTAAAATCTGTTGAAGCTGGAGCTGACATAATAGATACAGACGTTTCAACATGGTCCTGGCTTACAGCCCATCCACCAAACGAGACAATGGTGTACGTTTTAAGAGAGTTTGGATATGAAACGAAGATAGATTTAGATATCATTGTAGAGGTTGCAGAGTACCTTAAAGAGGTAAGGAAAAAGTATGCTAAGTATGATACAGTTGATAAATGGCCGGACTGTCAAGTTTTAATACACCAAATTCCTGGTGGAATGATGTCTAACTTTATAAACCAATTAAAAGAAAACAACGCATTAGACAAATTAGATGAAGTCAAAAAAGAAGTAGCAAGGGTAAGAGAAGATTTAGGCTATCCTCCACTTGTAACACCTACAAGCCAGATAGTAGGAACACAGGCACTTTTAAACGTAGTACAAGGAGAAAGGTACAAAGTTGTAACAAAGGAGACAAGAGACTACGTAAAAGGACTTTACGGAAGACCACCAGCTCCTATAAAACCAGATGTGATGAGAAAGATTTTAGGGGATGAACAACCTATCCAAGTAAGACCAGCAGATTTATTAGAACCAGAACTTGATAAATGTACAGAAAAAGCCTACCAATCAGGAGCAAGAAACGAAGAAGATGTCCTATCTTACTGTCTATTCCCTCAAGTAGCATTGGAGTTTTTCCAATGGAGAGAGAAGTTTGAAAAAGGAGAGGTCTTACCACCCCAAATAGAAGAGCTTACACAAGAAGAGATGAAACATCTTGCTCCTATAGAGTTTAATATAACAGTCCATGGAGAGCAGTACCACGTTAGAATTGCGGGAGTAGGAAGTCCTACAGAAGGTAGAAGACCATACTTTGTAAGAATAGATGGAAGGTTAGAAGAAGTTTTAGTCCAACCTATCAAAGAGATAGAAGTTGGCACCACAGAAGTCTCTCTACCAGAAGGTGGAAAAATAATAGGAGAAAGACCAAAAGCAATGGGTTTAGGAGATGTTTCATCTCCTATGCCGGGAAAGGTAACTTCTATAAAAGTAAACTTAGGTGATAGAGTTAAAAAAGGAGATGTTGTTTTAACTGTTGAAGCGATGAAGATGGAAAATGAGATTCACGCTCCAATAGATGGAGCAGTAAGTGATATATTTGTAAAGGTTGGAGATAACGTAAATCCAGATGAGTGTTTGATAAGAATCACTCCAGATTAA
- the pfkA gene encoding 6-phosphofructokinase, producing the protein MKRIGVLTSGGDCPGLNACIRAVVRTASYYNIEVIGFMRGFKGLIDNDYKVLDYKSVAGILQRGGTILLTAREPRFKEYSYRKKAFENIKNLGIDALFVIGGNGSFQGAYLLHKDFDLNVIGIPKTIDNDIYGTEYAIGFDTAVNNAMEAIDKIKDTTMSHERVFIVEVMGRDSGFIALEVGMATGAEITLIPEYPLPIHVIEEKILKAKEMGKGFAIIVLAEGVASAKELAEILNQRLKDKSIGEIRYQVLGYIQRGGSPSAYDRIMASKFGVFAVEKYMEGNKNFMVAYEDGQLKIKPLEISFGKIRIPNIQEYEINNILSL; encoded by the coding sequence ATGAAAAGAATTGGAGTGCTTACAAGCGGCGGAGACTGTCCTGGGCTTAATGCCTGTATTAGGGCAGTTGTCCGGACTGCAAGCTACTATAACATCGAAGTTATAGGGTTTATGAGAGGATTTAAAGGTTTAATAGATAATGACTACAAAGTGTTAGATTATAAAAGTGTTGCTGGGATACTTCAAAGAGGTGGAACTATACTACTTACAGCCAGAGAGCCAAGATTTAAAGAGTACAGCTACAGGAAAAAAGCCTTTGAGAACATAAAAAATTTAGGTATAGACGCTTTGTTTGTGATAGGTGGAAACGGTAGTTTCCAAGGTGCATACCTTTTACATAAGGACTTTGATTTAAACGTTATAGGAATTCCAAAAACAATCGATAACGATATATACGGTACTGAGTATGCAATAGGTTTTGACACAGCTGTTAACAACGCAATGGAAGCTATAGACAAAATAAAAGATACAACAATGTCCCATGAAAGGGTTTTTATTGTAGAAGTAATGGGAAGAGACAGTGGATTTATAGCACTGGAAGTTGGAATGGCTACAGGAGCTGAAATAACACTTATACCAGAGTATCCTCTTCCAATTCACGTGATAGAAGAAAAGATTTTAAAAGCAAAGGAGATGGGAAAAGGATTTGCTATCATTGTTTTGGCAGAAGGTGTTGCGTCAGCAAAGGAACTTGCAGAAATACTAAATCAAAGGTTAAAAGATAAATCTATAGGAGAGATAAGATATCAAGTTTTAGGATATATTCAAAGAGGAGGAAGTCCGTCAGCTTACGATAGGATTATGGCTTCTAAATTTGGCGTTTTTGCAGTAGAAAAGTACATGGAAGGGAATAAAAACTTTATGGTAGCTTACGAAGACGGTCAATTAAAAATAAAACCTCTTGAAATTTCTTTTGGAAAAATAAGGATACCTAACATTCAAGAGTACGAAATAAACAACATTCTCTCACTATGA
- a CDS encoding Ni/Fe hydrogenase subunit delta, with protein sequence MRVGIFKFSSCDGCQLSFINLSGELAELENFSIDYFLEGQSVNNYEYFDFSFVEGSVSTTEEIERIKDIRERSKVLVGIGACAVSGGVQSIRNFRNIDDIKTVYNTVDITKNVLENALPISQVVKVDFEIRGCPVSTDVVKDFINSILIGKSPHNYNYPVCLECKRRGNICLLVLNKPCLGPITTAGCNALCPSVNRGCYGCFGPYKDANIEAFYNLFKEKGWGIRDFIENSLNPYNHLFVEKLWKQNL encoded by the coding sequence ATGAGAGTAGGTATATTTAAGTTTTCTTCTTGCGATGGTTGTCAGCTTTCTTTTATAAACCTTTCTGGAGAGTTAGCTGAGTTAGAGAACTTTAGTATAGATTACTTTTTAGAAGGTCAATCTGTAAACAACTATGAGTACTTTGATTTTTCTTTTGTGGAAGGGTCTGTATCTACAACTGAGGAAATTGAGAGGATAAAAGATATTAGGGAAAGAAGTAAAGTTCTTGTTGGTATTGGTGCTTGTGCAGTTTCAGGAGGAGTTCAATCTATCAGAAATTTTAGAAACATAGATGATATTAAAACAGTGTATAACACTGTAGATATTACTAAAAACGTTCTTGAAAATGCTCTACCTATATCTCAGGTGGTAAAAGTTGATTTTGAGATTAGAGGATGTCCAGTATCAACAGATGTTGTAAAGGATTTTATAAACTCTATTTTAATAGGGAAAAGTCCTCATAATTACAATTACCCTGTTTGTCTTGAATGTAAGAGAAGAGGTAATATCTGCTTGCTTGTTTTGAACAAGCCATGTTTAGGTCCTATTACAACAGCAGGATGTAACGCTTTATGTCCATCTGTGAATAGGGGATGTTACGGCTGTTTTGGTCCTTACAAAGATGCAAACATTGAAGCATTTTATAACCTATTTAAGGAAAAAGGTTGGGGTATAAGAGATTTCATTGAAAACAGTTTAAATCCTTACAACCATTTATTTGTGGAGAAACTATGGAAGCAAAACCTTTAA
- the metK gene encoding methionine adenosyltransferase, which yields MKTIKSAESVCQGHPDKIADIIADAILDDLLSKDPYTKASIEVLVTMGLVHIAGEISTDAYADIPTIVRNTLIEIGYTKPEYGFDGYTAGVITTINDQSPEIALGLPSDRAGDSCIVVGYATNETKNYMPLPCNVANEITEKLTILRKNGTLPFLRPDGKALVSVEYENEIPVRVKSIAIMVQHEPYVTEKDLKEAVIEEVIKKLKYKEYIDEKTNVVINPIGRFIIGGPMADTGLTGRKIAADAYGTACPNGGSAFSGKDPTKVDRSASYFARFIAKNIVSRGFADRCKVEMVYAIGSEYPLVVSIDCKNGEKIEKKLRKFSVSDIIELLKLRKPIYKKATLEGHFGKEDDEFLWEETEKLFDLFLKGDIE from the coding sequence ATGAAAACTATAAAAAGTGCAGAAAGTGTCTGTCAAGGGCATCCTGATAAAATAGCAGATATAATAGCAGATGCTATATTAGATGATTTACTATCAAAAGACCCTTATACAAAAGCTTCTATTGAGGTCTTAGTCACAATGGGTCTTGTCCATATAGCAGGTGAGATATCTACCGACGCTTACGCTGACATTCCTACGATAGTGAGGAACACACTTATAGAAATAGGGTACACAAAACCGGAATACGGTTTTGATGGATACACAGCTGGTGTGATAACAACCATAAACGACCAAAGTCCAGAAATAGCCTTAGGACTTCCCTCAGACAGAGCTGGAGATAGTTGTATCGTTGTGGGGTATGCAACAAACGAAACAAAAAATTACATGCCCCTTCCTTGTAATGTAGCAAACGAAATAACAGAAAAACTAACTATCCTAAGAAAAAACGGTACATTACCCTTTTTAAGACCAGATGGTAAAGCTTTAGTCAGTGTTGAGTATGAAAATGAAATACCTGTTAGAGTAAAAAGTATAGCTATAATGGTTCAACATGAGCCATACGTTACAGAAAAAGATCTAAAAGAAGCAGTTATAGAAGAAGTGATAAAAAAGCTAAAGTATAAAGAATATATAGACGAAAAAACAAATGTAGTTATAAACCCTATTGGAAGATTTATAATAGGTGGACCGATGGCAGACACAGGACTAACAGGTAGGAAAATTGCAGCTGACGCCTACGGAACAGCTTGTCCAAACGGTGGAAGCGCCTTTTCTGGTAAAGACCCTACAAAAGTAGACAGGTCTGCCTCTTACTTTGCAAGGTTTATAGCAAAAAATATAGTTTCAAGAGGATTTGCAGATAGATGTAAGGTTGAGATGGTTTATGCTATAGGTTCAGAGTATCCGTTAGTTGTAAGCATAGATTGTAAAAATGGAGAAAAAATTGAAAAAAAACTTCGCAAATTTAGTGTAAGTGATATAATAGAATTACTAAAACTTAGAAAGCCTATATATAAGAAGGCGACATTGGAAGGACATTTTGGGAAAGAAGATGATGAATTTTTATGGGAAGAAACAGAGAAACTTTTTGATTTATTTTTAAAGGGGGACATAGAATGA
- the resB gene encoding cytochrome c biogenesis protein ResB codes for MIKKIVSFLGNVKLGVIYLILLAILSVLGSTYIKQGETYITYYKEYGEIPAKLIWLTWLNNVFHSWYYQLLIVLVAIAVIFATIERFPAIYKTAYGKVEKKLPEGMLKKPSTIHLRYSKPLDEVLNYIVSVIHRLGFRKVEAIKESDNVVYLYAEKGRISRMGMLVTHVGIIVFLIGAFMGSVLGVRGQIEIPEGESADYIRKYREGSLIPGDETYKLPFSIYLKKFELEFYDSKEFAGAVKSYKSTVDIIKDREVVKSGVIEVNKPMEVEGYRIFQTSYGKTGEIKEAKLVVFRYDELLSFMNEGMLINQKLAQETDEEKKKEYEKQLRDLDRRWMEFISKATKLDYTYKNPNLNFDSVQLQIKNTTLNYKNPMLAQQDVYDPLMIAQVNYNQKEFNIPIPSDPFVAIPAYEKFAKPYQFPYVILIDSFQPRYFSGLQVSYFPGTNLIWIGTVIVVVGTMLAFYTVHRRVWVKLEKDQENQTNVYIAFYSQKFRESFHEKLKQELGI; via the coding sequence TTGATTAAAAAAATAGTCTCATTTTTAGGAAATGTAAAGTTAGGAGTCATCTACCTTATCCTACTTGCGATCTTGTCTGTATTAGGTTCTACTTACATTAAACAGGGAGAAACGTATATAACGTACTACAAAGAGTACGGTGAAATCCCTGCGAAATTAATATGGCTTACTTGGTTAAATAATGTATTTCATTCTTGGTACTACCAACTTTTGATAGTTTTAGTTGCTATAGCAGTTATATTTGCAACGATAGAAAGATTTCCTGCCATTTACAAAACTGCCTACGGTAAAGTTGAAAAAAAACTTCCGGAAGGAATGTTAAAAAAACCTTCAACTATCCATCTTAGGTATAGTAAACCTTTAGATGAAGTTTTAAACTACATAGTTAGTGTAATACACAGACTTGGATTTAGAAAGGTTGAGGCTATAAAGGAAAGTGATAACGTTGTTTACCTTTACGCAGAGAAAGGTAGAATATCAAGGATGGGAATGCTTGTAACCCATGTGGGTATCATAGTTTTTCTAATAGGTGCTTTTATGGGTTCTGTTTTAGGTGTAAGGGGACAGATAGAGATTCCAGAAGGGGAATCTGCAGACTACATAAGAAAATACAGAGAAGGGTCTTTAATTCCGGGAGATGAAACCTATAAACTACCTTTTAGTATATACCTTAAAAAGTTTGAACTTGAGTTTTATGATAGTAAAGAGTTTGCAGGAGCTGTAAAATCTTACAAAAGTACGGTAGATATTATCAAGGACAGAGAAGTAGTAAAATCCGGTGTAATTGAAGTTAACAAACCTATGGAGGTAGAGGGTTATAGAATATTTCAAACATCTTACGGTAAAACAGGAGAGATAAAAGAAGCAAAGTTAGTTGTATTTAGGTACGATGAGTTGTTGTCTTTTATGAATGAAGGGATGTTGATAAACCAAAAACTTGCCCAAGAAACAGATGAAGAAAAGAAAAAAGAGTATGAAAAACAGCTTAGAGATTTAGACAGAAGATGGATGGAGTTTATATCAAAAGCAACTAAACTTGATTACACTTACAAAAATCCTAACCTAAACTTTGATTCTGTACAACTTCAAATAAAAAATACAACTCTTAACTACAAAAACCCTATGCTTGCTCAACAAGACGTTTACGACCCTTTAATGATTGCCCAAGTAAACTACAACCAAAAAGAGTTTAATATTCCCATACCTTCAGACCCGTTTGTTGCCATCCCTGCTTACGAAAAATTTGCTAAACCTTACCAATTCCCTTATGTTATCCTTATCGATTCATTCCAACCAAGATACTTTTCAGGATTACAAGTTAGCTATTTTCCTGGAACTAACCTTATTTGGATTGGAACAGTTATAGTAGTAGTTGGAACTATGCTTGCGTTTTATACAGTTCATAGAAGAGTGTGGGTAAAGTTAGAAAAAGATCAAGAAAACCAAACTAACGTTTACATCGCTTTTTATTCTCAAAAGTTTAGAGAGTCTTTTCATGAGAAATTAAAACAAGAGTTAGGAATATGA
- a CDS encoding Ni/Fe hydrogenase subunit alpha — MEAKPLTRVEGEGTLKLILKDDLVQDVVLNIFEPPRFFESILKGKRFEVIPDITARICGICPVAYQMSGIQAVESVFNVKVSKEVEDLRRLFYYGEWIHSHAIHVFFMHLPDFLGLSSFFEFLKLNPDLSKKALFIKQTGRKILEVIGGRDVHPVTVCVGGFTHFPKDEEIKSLIPSLEKSYDYSLEILDFLSTLNFPQHLLPEDILFVSLKEEDHYPILKGKIYLSTGVGLDKDEFLKYFYEFEKPHSTAKYSKTKDGKTYIVGPIARFNNSFDNLTENSKKIALKYGVKPVERNMSKTIIVRVIEILDSIERSIELINLYQKNSLKNEKYEVSEGEGTGVSEAPRGILWHYYKINSNGLIEKANIIPPTSQNQSVMEELLRKNLTNKELKDESTLISYGEYIVRDFDPCISCATHFLKIDKLNLDNR, encoded by the coding sequence ATGGAAGCAAAACCTTTAACAAGGGTAGAAGGAGAAGGAACTTTAAAACTCATATTAAAGGATGATTTAGTTCAAGATGTAGTTCTAAACATATTTGAACCACCAAGGTTTTTTGAATCTATATTGAAAGGTAAAAGATTTGAAGTTATACCGGATATTACAGCAAGGATATGTGGTATTTGTCCCGTTGCTTATCAGATGAGTGGTATTCAAGCTGTTGAAAGTGTATTTAATGTAAAGGTAAGTAAAGAAGTTGAAGACCTTAGAAGACTATTTTACTACGGAGAGTGGATTCACAGTCATGCTATACACGTATTCTTTATGCACCTTCCAGATTTTTTAGGTTTAAGTTCTTTCTTTGAATTTTTAAAGTTAAATCCAGATTTATCTAAAAAGGCTCTCTTTATAAAGCAAACAGGTCGAAAGATACTTGAAGTAATAGGAGGAAGGGATGTTCATCCTGTCACAGTATGTGTAGGAGGTTTTACCCACTTTCCAAAGGATGAAGAGATAAAATCCCTTATTCCAAGCTTGGAAAAATCCTACGATTACTCTTTAGAGATATTAGACTTCTTATCAACGTTAAACTTCCCACAGCATCTTCTTCCTGAAGATATACTCTTTGTATCATTAAAAGAGGAAGATCACTATCCAATACTAAAAGGCAAAATATACTTGTCAACAGGCGTTGGCTTAGATAAAGATGAGTTTTTAAAGTACTTTTACGAGTTTGAAAAACCTCACTCAACAGCAAAGTACAGTAAAACTAAAGATGGAAAAACTTATATTGTAGGACCTATAGCAAGGTTTAATAACAGTTTTGATAATCTAACAGAAAACTCTAAAAAGATAGCTTTAAAGTATGGAGTAAAACCAGTAGAAAGAAATATGTCTAAAACGATAATAGTAAGGGTGATTGAGATTTTAGATAGTATAGAAAGGTCTATAGAGTTAATAAATCTGTATCAAAAAAACAGCCTTAAAAATGAAAAATACGAAGTTTCTGAAGGGGAAGGGACAGGAGTGTCAGAAGCTCCAAGGGGAATACTATGGCATTACTATAAAATCAATTCTAATGGATTAATAGAGAAGGCAAATATAATCCCACCTACATCTCAAAACCAATCTGTAATGGAAGAGTTACTAAGAAAAAACCTAACAAATAAAGAGTTAAAAGACGAATCGACTTTAATAAGCTATGGAGAATATATAGTAAGAGACTTTGACCCTTGTATATCCTGCGCAACCCACTTTTTAAAGATAGATAAACTAAATCTCGATAATAGGTAA